A genomic window from Carassius auratus strain Wakin chromosome 19, ASM336829v1, whole genome shotgun sequence includes:
- the sesn2 gene encoding sestrin-2, whose amino-acid sequence MKEEAGVDQPQTLPSGPSAFIPIEEILDEGAAQEVMSEALLSEGRVDHINTMMGLHPTYQTCFQRTHNALLQLDGPLPLSWRHFIIILASARHQCSYLVQHHSSAFLLAGGDESWLRGLHCAPPKIQRLQTLNKLLAHRPWIITQEHIQELVCPGAEARWSLAELIQAIVLMSHAHSLASFVWGCGVLPEPEQSGDESLQMCSPTESCCARDKARNQQEWSEAVNEVKLLMEKMMIVQQQGEEFTQEEMVTRFERERTESLLEPADVQRSVLPDCFSRFVVDADFTYQDFSPRGVQAPPTMRAQDYSWEDHGFSLMNRLYGEMAQLLDEKFQVVCALTYNTMAMHSHVDTSTLRKAIWNYIHCIYGIRYDDYNYGEVNQLLERSLKVYVKTVACHPEKTTPRMYFSFWRQFRHSEKVHVNLLLMEARLQAALLYALRAITRYMT is encoded by the exons ATGAAG GAGGAAGCGGGAGTTGACCAACCCCAGACATTGCCCTCTGGGCCTAGTGCCTTTATCCCAATTGAAGAG ATTCTAGACGAAGGGGcagcacaggaagtgatgtcagagGCTCTGTTGTCAGAGGGACGTGTGGACCATATCAACACGATGATGGGGCTACATCCCACCTACCAGACCTGTTTTCAGCGCACCCACAATGCTTTGCTCCAGCTGGATGGCCCTCTGCCTCTGTCATGGAGACATTTTATAATCATATTG GCGTCTGCACGTCACCAGTGCTCGTACCTGGTGCAGCATCACAGCTCTGCTTTTCTTCTTGCTGGTGGAGATGAGTCCTGGCTTAGAGGACTTCACTGTGCACCTCCCAAAATACAGCGCCTGCAGACACTCAACAAACTGCTTGCACACAGACCCTGGATCATCACCCAGGAGCATATACAG GAGTTAGTTTGTCCTGGTGCAGAGGCTCGGTGGTCCCTGGCAGAACTGATTCAGGCTATTGTATTGATGAGCCATGCCCACTCTCTGGCCTCATTTGTTTGGGGTTGTGGTGTTCTCCCAGAGCCCGAGCAGTCTGGAGATGAGTCTCTCCAAATGTGTTCACCCACAGAGTCTTGTTGTGCCCGAGACAAGGCCAGAAATCAGCAAGAG TGGTCTGAGGCTGTGAACGAGGTTAAGCTCTTGATGGAGAAGATGATGATAGTTCAGCAGCAAGGTGAAGAATTTACACAAGAAGAGATGGTTACTCGCTTTGAAAGGGAAAGGACTGAGAGTTTGCTGGAACCTGCTGATG TACAGCGTTCTGTCCTTCCTGATTGTTTCTCGAGGTTCGTTGTGGATGCAGATTTTACTTACCAGGATTTTAGTCCTAGAGGAGTGCAGGCCCCCCCAACCATGAGAGCTCAG GACTATTCGTGGGAAGATCACGGTTTCTCTCTTATGAACAGGCTGTATGGAGAGATGGCACAGCTTCTGGATGAGAAGTTTCAGGTGGTGTGTGCGCTCACGTATAACACCATGGCCATGCACTCGCACGTGGACACCTCCACACTTCGCAAAGCCATCTGGAACTACATTCACTGCATCTACGGCATCAG GTATGATGATTACAATTATGGGGAAGTCAACCAGCTGTTGGAGCGCAGTTTAAAAGTGTACGTTAAGACAGTGGCTTGTCACCCGGAGAAAACCACACCAAGAATGTACTTCTCTTTTTGGAGACAGTTTCGCCACTCAGAAAAG GTCCATGTGAACCTTTTACTGATGGAAGCTCGACTGCAGGCAGCTTTACTTTATGCTCTCAGAGCAATTACACGCTACATGACCTAA